One segment of Curtobacterium poinsettiae DNA contains the following:
- a CDS encoding aldo/keto reductase family protein has protein sequence MEYRYLGNSGLKVSEITYGNWLTHASQVENDAAIACVKAALEVGISTFDTADVYANTGAETVLGEALKGERRQSLEIATKVFGPTGPKGHNDTGLSRKHILESIDGSLQRLQTDYVDLYQAHRYDYETPLEETMQAFADIVRQGKVLYVGVSEWTADQLRAGAALAKELGFQLISNQPQYSMLWRVIEGEVVPASKELGISQIVWSPIAQGVLTGKYKPGQPLPEGSRATDDKGGADMIKRFMRDEVLSSVQELEPIAKELDLSMAQLAVAWVLQNDNVASAIIGASRPEQVHDNAGAAGVTIPAELMSRIDDALGAVVERDPAKTNDSSPKTREA, from the coding sequence ATGGAGTACCGCTACCTCGGCAACTCGGGCCTCAAGGTCTCCGAGATCACCTACGGCAACTGGCTCACCCACGCCTCCCAGGTCGAGAACGACGCGGCCATCGCCTGCGTCAAGGCGGCGTTGGAGGTCGGCATCTCGACGTTCGACACCGCCGACGTCTACGCCAACACCGGCGCGGAGACGGTCCTCGGTGAAGCGCTCAAGGGGGAGCGGCGCCAGTCCCTCGAGATCGCCACGAAGGTGTTCGGGCCGACCGGTCCGAAGGGCCACAACGACACCGGGCTGTCCCGCAAGCACATCCTCGAGTCGATCGACGGGTCGCTGCAGCGGCTGCAGACGGACTACGTCGACCTGTACCAGGCGCACCGCTACGACTACGAGACCCCGCTCGAAGAGACGATGCAGGCCTTCGCCGACATCGTGCGCCAGGGCAAGGTCCTGTACGTCGGCGTCAGCGAGTGGACCGCGGACCAGCTGCGGGCCGGTGCTGCGCTCGCGAAGGAGCTCGGTTTCCAGCTCATCTCGAACCAGCCGCAGTACTCGATGCTGTGGCGGGTCATCGAGGGCGAGGTCGTCCCCGCCTCGAAGGAACTCGGCATCTCGCAGATCGTCTGGTCCCCGATCGCCCAGGGTGTGCTCACCGGCAAGTACAAGCCGGGGCAGCCGCTGCCCGAGGGCTCCCGCGCGACCGACGACAAGGGCGGCGCGGACATGATCAAGCGGTTCATGCGTGACGAGGTGCTCTCCTCGGTGCAGGAGCTCGAGCCGATCGCGAAGGAGCTCGACCTGTCGATGGCGCAGCTCGCCGTCGCGTGGGTCCTGCAGAACGACAACGTCGCGAGCGCCATCATCGGGGCATCGCGCCCGGAGCAGGTCCACGACAACGCGGGGGCCGCCGGCGTCACGATCCCGGCGGAACTCATGTCGCGGATCGACGATGCCCTGGGTGCCGTGGTCGAGCGCGACCCCGCGAAGACGAACGACAGCAGCCCGAAGACCCGCGAGGCCTAG
- a CDS encoding Lrp/AsnC family transcriptional regulator: protein MDTLDHRILDQLRDNARAGYGDIGSVVGLSASAVKRRVDRLVGDGVIQGFTIKVDPAVEDRGTEAWVELYCRGTVSPDELRALLDTVPEVIDAGTVTGSADAVVHMRSKDLSALEEALDKVRLAPQVDHTRSAIVLSKLVSRETA, encoded by the coding sequence ATGGATACGCTCGACCACCGCATCCTGGATCAGCTCCGGGACAACGCCCGCGCCGGCTACGGCGACATCGGGTCGGTGGTCGGACTCTCGGCCTCGGCCGTCAAGCGCCGTGTCGACCGGCTGGTCGGTGACGGCGTCATCCAGGGCTTCACGATCAAGGTCGACCCCGCCGTCGAGGACCGCGGCACCGAAGCCTGGGTCGAGCTGTACTGCCGCGGCACCGTCTCGCCGGACGAGCTGCGTGCCCTGCTCGACACCGTTCCCGAGGTCATCGACGCCGGCACGGTCACCGGCAGCGCCGACGCCGTCGTGCACATGCGCTCGAAGGACCTGTCCGCGCTCGAAGAGGCGCTCGACAAGGTCCGCCTCGCACCCCAGGTCGACCACACCCGCTCCGCGATCGTGCTCTCCAAGCTCGTCAGTCGAGAGACCGCGTAA
- a CDS encoding inorganic diphosphatase, with protein MAAYDVVVEIPKGSRNKYEVDHETGRVYLDRVLFTSFVYPTDYGFFEKTLADDGDPVDALLLLEFPTFPGVGVKVRPVGVFKMSDEAGNDEKVLVVPAKDPRWAHIQDISDVPEQTKAEIAHFFERYKDLEPNKWVKAEGWGDAAEAERIVQAGQAAYVPGSH; from the coding sequence ATGGCCGCGTACGACGTCGTCGTCGAGATCCCCAAGGGCAGCCGCAACAAGTACGAGGTGGACCACGAGACCGGTCGCGTCTACCTCGACCGCGTGCTGTTCACCTCGTTCGTCTACCCCACCGACTACGGGTTCTTCGAGAAGACCCTGGCCGACGACGGTGACCCCGTGGACGCGCTGCTGCTGCTCGAGTTCCCGACGTTCCCCGGCGTCGGCGTCAAGGTCCGCCCCGTCGGCGTCTTCAAGATGAGCGACGAGGCCGGCAACGACGAGAAGGTCCTCGTCGTCCCCGCCAAGGACCCGCGCTGGGCGCACATCCAGGACATCTCGGACGTGCCGGAGCAGACGAAGGCCGAGATCGCGCACTTCTTCGAGCGCTACAAGGACCTCGAGCCGAACAAGTGGGTCAAGGCCGAGGGCTGGGGCGACGCCGCCGAGGCCGAGCGGATCGTGCAGGCCGGTCAGGCCGCGTACGTGCCCGGCTCGCACTGA
- a CDS encoding NlpC/P60 family protein, producing MTTTARSFSCGIATIAVLGIGLSVVIAGPAQAAPSGPSWDDVKAAKSDAADAQQTVDELSDRLGALQDAADRAGVAEQQAGQAYALAASQQQEAKDTLTDLSAQSKRAKDRADDSAGQVAGLVVELSRTGGGDLSTTMLMDSSDSKDLLYRVGTMSHLSERSATVLAEARADQKTVESLAAQQSAAEKALSKATETTKTAFATANDVSADAQARVQEEQDQQDEVLRQLAYLKGTSVATETAYWSAQQAKAAAAAIAKQTRDAGTGNATGGSNAGDTGSTGSGSDGGTSGGSTTGNTGGSASGGTSTPAVPSTPSKPSTPSNPGTPAKPSTPSKPSTPSKPAPAPAPAPAPAPAPAPSSPSKAAGAISYARGQLGKAYVLGGAGPNTWDCSGLVMMAYSSQGIATGGHNVVWQYNYFKSIGRLVPLSQRQPGDILFYSSNGTASGAYHDSIVTSYGTMVEAARPGVGVVERAIWLPNQLMPYVARPSGSL from the coding sequence ATGACCACCACCGCTCGCTCGTTCTCCTGCGGGATCGCGACCATCGCCGTGCTCGGCATCGGCCTGTCGGTCGTCATCGCCGGACCGGCCCAGGCCGCACCCTCTGGTCCGTCCTGGGACGACGTCAAGGCCGCCAAGTCCGACGCGGCCGACGCCCAGCAGACGGTCGACGAGCTGAGCGACCGGCTCGGCGCGCTGCAGGACGCCGCCGACCGGGCCGGTGTCGCCGAGCAGCAGGCCGGGCAGGCGTACGCCCTCGCGGCGTCGCAGCAGCAGGAGGCGAAGGACACCCTCACCGACCTGTCCGCGCAGTCGAAGCGCGCGAAGGACCGGGCGGACGACTCGGCGGGCCAGGTCGCCGGGCTCGTGGTCGAGCTGTCCCGAACGGGCGGCGGTGACCTGTCGACGACGATGCTCATGGACTCGTCGGACTCGAAGGACCTGCTCTACCGCGTCGGCACGATGTCGCACCTGTCCGAGCGCTCCGCGACGGTCCTGGCCGAGGCACGCGCTGACCAGAAGACCGTCGAGTCCCTCGCAGCGCAGCAGTCCGCGGCCGAGAAGGCCCTGAGCAAGGCGACCGAGACGACGAAGACCGCCTTCGCCACCGCGAACGACGTGTCCGCCGACGCCCAGGCTCGGGTGCAGGAGGAACAGGACCAGCAGGACGAGGTCCTGCGCCAGCTCGCGTACCTGAAGGGCACGAGCGTCGCGACGGAGACCGCGTACTGGAGTGCGCAGCAGGCGAAGGCAGCCGCGGCGGCCATCGCGAAGCAGACGCGCGATGCCGGCACCGGGAACGCCACCGGCGGCAGCAACGCGGGCGACACGGGCAGCACCGGCTCTGGCAGCGACGGCGGTACCTCTGGCGGAAGCACCACCGGGAACACCGGCGGCAGCGCCTCCGGCGGGACCTCCACCCCGGCCGTGCCGAGCACGCCGTCCAAGCCCAGCACCCCGTCGAACCCCGGCACCCCCGCGAAGCCGAGCACCCCGAGCAAGCCGAGCACGCCGAGCAAGCCGGCTCCCGCCCCAGCTCCCGCGCCCGCCCCTGCCCCCGCTCCGGCCCCGAGCAGCCCGTCGAAGGCCGCCGGCGCGATCTCCTACGCCCGTGGGCAGCTCGGCAAGGCGTACGTCCTCGGCGGTGCCGGCCCGAACACCTGGGACTGCTCCGGCCTCGTGATGATGGCCTACAGCTCGCAGGGCATCGCGACCGGTGGGCACAACGTGGTCTGGCAGTACAACTACTTCAAGTCGATCGGCCGCCTCGTCCCGCTGTCCCAGCGCCAGCCGGGCGACATCCTGTTCTACTCGTCGAACGGCACGGCCTCGGGGGCGTACCACGACTCGATCGTGACGAGCTACGGCACCATGGTCGAGGCCGCTCGCCCCGGCGTCGGCGTCGTCGAGCGCGCGATCTGGCTGCCGAACCAGCTCATGCCGTACGTCGCCCGCCCGAGCGGTTCCCTGTAG
- a CDS encoding M23 family metallopeptidase produces MSTSTPSSLRSRSRLIAAAVAVALTAGTLAAIAPTSSASAASYPSWDEVQQAKSSTSAQQAKVSEIKSLISSLKSEAAAKQKAAQAAGEAYQAAQNKYDEATLKQKKFQSQADDAEQTAARSEEQAGQLAAQLGRTSGDDVTTDILTHPSDSGDLLYELGAMSKLSEQSEGIYAQASQDRGVAQGLADKADRAKQALGDLADAAQSKMQQAQGAADAAQTAVDAQNDNEARLEAQLTALTSKQRGVEADYRKGVAAEKARQARLAAAAAKAAAEAAATSQGGTGGGSANPAGWVRPAGGFQTSPYGYRVDPYTHVSALHAGVDLAPACYAPIYAAHDGTVTFAGNGGGYGNEVILDNGGGISTAYGHVVDGGIMVTAGQHVTAGQQIAKIGSTGWSTGCHLHFETRINGAAVDPVPFMAARGISV; encoded by the coding sequence ATGTCGACCTCCACTCCCTCCTCCCTCCGCTCCCGCAGCCGCCTGATCGCCGCCGCGGTCGCCGTCGCGCTCACGGCCGGCACGCTCGCGGCCATCGCCCCGACGTCGTCCGCCAGCGCCGCGAGCTACCCCAGCTGGGACGAGGTGCAGCAGGCGAAGTCCTCGACCAGCGCCCAGCAGGCCAAGGTCAGCGAGATCAAGTCGCTCATCTCGTCGCTGAAGAGCGAGGCGGCCGCCAAGCAGAAGGCCGCACAGGCCGCGGGCGAGGCGTACCAGGCCGCGCAGAACAAGTACGACGAGGCGACGCTCAAGCAGAAGAAGTTCCAGTCGCAGGCCGACGACGCCGAGCAGACCGCCGCGCGGTCCGAGGAGCAGGCCGGTCAGCTCGCCGCCCAGCTCGGTCGTACCAGCGGTGACGACGTGACGACGGACATCCTCACGCACCCGTCCGACTCCGGCGACCTGCTCTACGAGCTCGGTGCCATGTCGAAGCTCAGCGAGCAGTCCGAGGGCATCTACGCGCAGGCCTCGCAGGACCGCGGTGTGGCCCAGGGCCTCGCCGACAAGGCCGACCGAGCCAAGCAGGCCCTCGGGGACCTCGCCGACGCCGCACAGTCGAAGATGCAGCAGGCGCAGGGTGCCGCCGACGCCGCACAGACCGCGGTGGACGCCCAGAACGACAACGAGGCCCGGCTCGAGGCGCAGCTCACCGCGCTCACCTCGAAGCAGCGCGGCGTCGAGGCCGACTACCGCAAGGGCGTCGCCGCCGAGAAGGCACGCCAGGCCCGCCTCGCCGCAGCCGCCGCGAAGGCAGCAGCCGAGGCCGCGGCGACCAGCCAGGGCGGCACCGGTGGCGGCAGTGCCAACCCGGCGGGCTGGGTCCGACCCGCGGGCGGGTTCCAGACGAGCCCCTACGGCTACCGCGTCGACCCCTACACGCACGTCAGCGCCCTGCACGCCGGCGTCGACCTGGCCCCGGCCTGCTACGCCCCGATCTACGCGGCACACGACGGCACCGTCACCTTCGCCGGCAACGGCGGCGGCTACGGCAACGAGGTCATCCTCGACAACGGCGGCGGCATCTCCACCGCGTACGGCCACGTCGTCGACGGCGGGATCATGGTCACCGCCGGCCAGCACGTCACCGCGGGTCAGCAGATCGCCAAGATCGGCTCGACCGGCTGGTCGACCGGGTGCCACCTCCACTTCGAGACCCGGATCAACGGCGCCGCCGTCGACCCGGTCCCCTTCATGGCAGCGCGGGGGATCTCGGTATGA
- the ddaH gene encoding dimethylargininase, whose translation MSNTAPATPAAPARVATKRTILMCKPDFYTVSYRINPWMHPEEPTDTSKAVEQWESLVTVYEQLGFDISYIDPIDGLPDMVYAANGGFVLDGIAYGAKFQYPERQPEGPAYMDWFRQAGLTVAEPEQTNEGEGDFLLIGDTIFAGTGFRSDSTSHDELATIYGREVVTLKLINPSFYHLDTAIAVLDPEPAADGTSNIAYLESAFDEPSLAILRERFPDAIIATEEDAAILGLNSYSDGYNVVIASRATTFASQLREKGYNPIGVDLSELLLGGGGVKCCTLDLHPVGTGTSVARSLGVS comes from the coding sequence ATGTCGAACACCGCACCCGCCACTCCCGCCGCTCCGGCCCGTGTCGCCACGAAGCGCACGATCCTGATGTGCAAGCCGGACTTCTACACCGTGAGCTACCGGATCAACCCGTGGATGCACCCGGAGGAGCCGACCGACACGTCGAAGGCCGTCGAGCAGTGGGAGTCGCTCGTCACCGTCTACGAGCAGCTCGGCTTCGACATCTCGTACATCGACCCCATCGACGGCCTGCCGGACATGGTCTACGCGGCCAACGGCGGGTTCGTCCTCGACGGCATCGCGTACGGCGCGAAGTTCCAGTACCCCGAGCGCCAGCCCGAGGGCCCGGCGTACATGGACTGGTTCCGCCAGGCCGGCCTGACCGTCGCAGAGCCGGAGCAGACCAACGAGGGCGAGGGTGACTTCCTGCTCATCGGGGACACCATCTTCGCCGGCACGGGCTTCCGGTCGGACAGCACCTCCCACGACGAGCTCGCGACGATCTACGGCCGCGAGGTCGTCACGCTCAAGCTCATCAACCCGAGCTTCTACCACCTCGACACCGCCATCGCCGTGCTCGACCCGGAGCCCGCGGCTGACGGTACGTCGAACATCGCCTACCTGGAGAGCGCCTTCGACGAGCCGTCGCTGGCGATCCTGCGCGAGCGCTTCCCCGACGCGATCATCGCGACCGAGGAGGACGCCGCGATCCTCGGTCTGAACTCGTACTCGGACGGGTACAACGTCGTGATCGCGTCGCGCGCGACCACGTTCGCGTCGCAGCTGCGTGAGAAGGGCTACAACCCGATCGGCGTCGACCTGTCCGAGCTGCTGCTCGGCGGTGGCGGTGTGAAGTGCTGCACGCTCGACCTGCACCCGGTCGGCACCGGCACCTCGGTCGCGCGTTCGCTCGGGGTCAGCTGA
- a CDS encoding NAD-dependent epimerase/dehydratase family protein produces the protein MTGASVLFIGGSGVISAACVREAVEQGFDVTVLNRGTTGGRPIPEGVTRLQADVSDRRALADALGDQRFDVVVNWIAFTPDQVQADVDFFAGRTRQYVFISSASAYQTPATHLPITESTPLKNPYWQYSRDKIACEELLMEAYREQDFPVTIVRPSHTYDETKLPLTGGWTAVARMRAGKPVIITGDGTSLWTLTHSRDFAVAFTGLLDRAEAIGEPFTITSDEAPTWNAIAHEIAAAAGVDDLRIVHVPADAINAVDPEWGAALLGDKANSSVFDNSKVRSLVPWYRPRTTYRQGVREVIAWYEAHPEEQVVDERLDALMDELAARWAV, from the coding sequence ATGACCGGAGCGAGCGTGTTGTTCATCGGCGGGAGCGGCGTCATCAGCGCCGCCTGCGTCCGGGAAGCCGTCGAGCAGGGGTTCGACGTGACCGTGCTCAACCGGGGGACCACCGGGGGCAGGCCGATCCCGGAGGGCGTGACGCGCCTCCAGGCCGACGTGTCGGACCGCAGGGCACTGGCGGACGCACTCGGCGACCAGCGCTTCGACGTGGTCGTGAACTGGATCGCCTTCACACCGGACCAGGTGCAGGCCGACGTCGACTTCTTCGCCGGGCGGACGCGGCAGTACGTGTTCATCAGCTCGGCCTCGGCGTACCAGACGCCGGCGACGCACCTGCCGATCACGGAGTCGACGCCGCTGAAGAACCCGTACTGGCAGTACTCGCGCGACAAGATCGCGTGCGAGGAGCTGCTGATGGAGGCGTACCGGGAGCAGGACTTCCCGGTGACGATCGTGCGGCCGTCGCACACCTACGACGAGACGAAGCTGCCGCTGACCGGCGGCTGGACCGCGGTCGCGCGGATGCGTGCCGGGAAGCCGGTCATCATCACCGGCGACGGCACCTCGTTGTGGACCCTGACGCACAGCCGTGACTTCGCGGTCGCGTTCACGGGGCTGCTCGACCGTGCCGAGGCGATCGGCGAGCCCTTCACGATCACGAGCGACGAGGCGCCGACGTGGAACGCCATCGCGCACGAGATCGCTGCGGCGGCGGGCGTCGATGACCTGCGGATCGTGCACGTGCCGGCGGACGCGATCAACGCGGTCGACCCCGAGTGGGGCGCGGCGCTGCTCGGCGACAAGGCGAACAGCTCGGTGTTCGACAACAGCAAGGTCCGGTCGCTCGTGCCGTGGTACCGGCCGCGCACCACCTACCGGCAGGGTGTGCGTGAGGTCATCGCCTGGTACGAGGCGCACCCCGAGGAGCAGGTCGTCGACGAGCGGCTCGATGCCCTGATGGACGAGTTGGCGGCGCGCTGGGCGGTGTGA
- the rocD gene encoding ornithine--oxo-acid transaminase: MSAAASLGVNTAAALAVEDRALAHNYSPLPVVIASGAGATVTDVDGKQYLDGLAAYSAVNFGHGNPRLLDAARAQLDRVTLTSRAFVNDQLGPFAAALAALTETEMVLPMNTGAEAVESAIKVSRAWGYRVKGVPSERATIIVASGNFHGRTTTIISFSDDPSAHDDFGPFTPGFRTVPYGDAAALREAMDETVVAVLLEPIQGEGGVVIPPASYLSSVREVCDEFGALFVADEIQSGLGRTGHTLAVQRVGVRPDLITLGKALGGGIVPVSAVVGSREVLGVLRPGEHGSTFGGNPLAAAVGAEVVAMLGEGTFQQRALEGEPLLRGLLDDLLGHGVVSHRVAGLWAGIDIDPALGTGKAIAKDLADRGLLVKDTHGSTIRFAPPLVVTDDEVRFAIGTLADVLAARA; encoded by the coding sequence ATGTCGGCGGCAGCGTCGCTCGGGGTCAACACCGCGGCGGCGCTCGCCGTCGAGGACCGCGCCCTCGCGCACAACTACAGCCCGCTGCCCGTCGTCATCGCGTCGGGCGCCGGAGCGACCGTCACCGACGTCGACGGGAAGCAGTACCTGGACGGCCTCGCCGCGTACTCGGCGGTGAACTTCGGCCACGGCAACCCGCGGCTGCTCGACGCCGCACGGGCGCAACTCGACCGGGTGACGCTCACGAGCCGCGCGTTCGTGAACGACCAGCTCGGGCCGTTCGCCGCAGCACTGGCAGCGCTGACGGAGACCGAGATGGTCCTGCCGATGAACACCGGCGCCGAGGCCGTCGAGTCCGCGATCAAGGTGTCCCGCGCCTGGGGCTACCGCGTCAAGGGCGTGCCGTCCGAGCGGGCGACGATCATCGTCGCGTCCGGGAACTTCCACGGCCGCACCACGACGATCATCTCGTTCTCCGACGACCCCTCGGCCCATGACGACTTCGGGCCGTTCACGCCGGGCTTCCGCACGGTGCCGTACGGCGATGCCGCTGCCCTGCGCGAGGCGATGGACGAGACCGTCGTCGCCGTGCTGCTCGAGCCGATCCAGGGCGAGGGCGGCGTGGTCATCCCGCCGGCCTCGTACCTGTCGTCCGTCCGGGAGGTCTGCGACGAGTTCGGTGCGCTGTTCGTCGCCGACGAGATCCAGTCCGGCCTCGGGCGGACGGGCCACACCCTGGCCGTGCAACGCGTCGGCGTCCGGCCCGACCTCATCACGCTCGGCAAGGCACTCGGCGGTGGGATCGTGCCGGTGTCCGCGGTGGTGGGCTCGCGCGAGGTCCTCGGTGTCCTGCGCCCCGGCGAGCACGGATCGACCTTCGGCGGGAACCCGCTCGCCGCAGCCGTCGGCGCCGAGGTCGTGGCGATGCTCGGTGAGGGCACGTTCCAGCAGCGGGCCCTCGAGGGCGAACCGCTGCTGCGCGGCCTGCTCGACGACCTCCTCGGGCACGGCGTCGTGTCGCACCGCGTGGCCGGACTCTGGGCCGGCATCGACATCGACCCCGCGCTCGGTACCGGCAAGGCGATCGCGAAGGACCTCGCCGACCGCGGGCTCCTGGTGAAGGACACCCACGGGTCGACGATCCGCTTCGCGCCGCCCCTGGTCGTCACCGACGACGAGGTGCGCTTCGCGATCGGAACCCTGGCCGACGTCCTGGCGGCGCGCGCCTGA